The Candidatus Nezhaarchaeales archaeon genome includes the window AGAAATAAACGTAGATCGAAGCGTGGAAGGCCGCATAGTTTCAACGGCGAAACCCATGGGCGCATGGAGAGTAACGTAGAGAAGTTCTACATCCAGCTAACCGAAGGATTTAGAAGGCTTACTCTAAGATGGGGAAGGCTAGCATTAACCCACTAGGACTCATACAAATAGCCTACGTAATGACATACTAGAGGGACGAGGCCTCTAAAGGAGGTGTTTAAGGTTCGGCCCCGAAACCTTATCGGGGGAGAGAGATTGGCTTCGGACGCGGCAAATTAAGTTTTCCTATGGCCACAAGATAGTACTTTGGGTTTACCGAAAAACTTGTTTTAAACTTTCCCGGTATCCTTTAGATTTTTCAGCGCTCAAGCTAAACCTTAAAACTCATTTAACTTAGTCAAAGCCCTGTGCCTTAAGTTGCCACGTTCCTTAGTTTGATTCGAAACCTTAATAAATTCGTTCCGGACACCATGAAATACTTGGTGTAGGTGGACTATTTGGGTATCACTTACATCGAGGGAAAGGTTAAAGGTCCCCTTGGAGAGGCCGAAGTCAGGCTTTTAGTTAATAGCGGTGCAGCCTACACCGTTCTTCCTGAAAACGTCTGGAAGAAAATCGGGCTTCAGCCTATACGAGAACACGATTTCACTTTAGCCGATGGAACGGTCATAAAGCGGAAGGTTTCAGAATGCTATATTTCGCTCCCCCAAGGTGAGGGGCATACCCCCGTCGTCTTAGGTGAGGCCGACGATCACGCTTTGCTAGGCGTCGTGACATTGGAGATACTAGGCCTAGTCTTTAACCCCTTCAAGCGTACATTACAACCTATGCGAATGCTACTAGTTTAGGTTTAACCGAAAACCTACCCGTACCTTACGCGTTTAAGCTCATAATCATACCGTTGCAGTATACTCGTAACGGTTTCACGCTTAGATACTTATGGTTGGGGAAGATGGCGTCGGCGTTCGCGTGGAGGGCTAAGTCAACCAGTTTAATCGGGAGGCCTGAGATTATTACGCCAGTTTTAACGTGAGGCTCTTTGAAGGCGGGAAGTTCGACGGTACGTGCTCGCGCCTATCAAGCACTATGCGGGCGGTTAAAGGTATGCCGGTAATGCATGGAGCAAACGTAGGATAGAGAGGCTCGTAACTAGAGCTTAGGAGGCGTTCAAAAGACCTACTAGATAGGGCGCGGCCGCCTCATGAGCACTTCCTACGTCAATACTTATTCCTCCTTAAAACTCGGCTAGCTTTCGCCTAGGGTTCTGAGTTAAGTAGAGATAGATAATGTTTCATTACCTCTACTTAACCCTTCCCCCTCGATTAGCTCATCGAGGGCTTTCGGGGAGAACCCTTTCCCCCACATCCTGAGTATGTTAACAGAGGCGGTATCTACATAATCCCTTTAATACTAGGCCTTAAGCATAGCTAACGGTGGACGTAGCCTTCTGCCTCTCCTACTTTCAACGATGGATGCATTGTAGTAATGGGGTTTTGGCTCTATTTATGTTCCCGCCCCTTATTGAACTCCATGTAAACCTTTAAGCTTGGGTTTAGTTGTTCTGACTGGGATAGTTAACGTGTTAAGGTTACTACGAGTGTTAATAGCTAAGGCACTAAGTAGAAGGGTTGGTTTAGCTCATGACGGCGACGTTGACGGAGTGGTATGC containing:
- a CDS encoding aspartyl protease family protein; translation: MGITYIEGKVKGPLGEAEVRLLVNSGAAYTVLPENVWKKIGLQPIREHDFTLADGTVIKRKVSECYISLPQGEGHTPVVLGEADDHALLGVVTLEILGLVFNPFKRTLQPMRMLLV